TCGCCGCGAGGATCTTGTCCCGCATCTGAGTCGCATCCTCGTCATGCTCAAGAGCGACGCCGGCCATCGGGGCGGCGTCGGTGACGATGGAGCGCGCAACGCGCACCATCTCCATTCCTATGTTTCCGTGCGATACGACAATGGTCCCGATCACGCCTTCATTCCTCCCGGTTCACGTCCCGATGAACCACTTTAGCCGCATACCCCCACCGATTCAAGTCTCTCCCCGCCGACTCGGCGATGGCCACCGAACGGTGGCGCCCTCCGGTGCAGCCGAAGGCGATGTTCAAATAGGATTTTCCCTCGCGAACGGATCGCTCCAAGACGAGGCGAAGAAGGGAGCGGATGGGCTTTAAGAGCCCCTTGGTTTCGCGCTGGCCGAGAACAAAGCGGGCCACCTTGGCGTCGCGCCCCGAGAGGGGGCGAAGACGCGGCACGAAATGAGGATTCGGCAGCGAACGGACGTCGAACACGAGGTCGGCCTCGAGCGGAAGCCCGTGGCGGTAGCCGAAGGAGACGACGGTGACGGAGGGTTTTTGCCGGCCTCTCGATGGCGTACGGTCCCGAACGAGTGACAGGATCCGTCCGCGAAGGTCCTTGAGGCCGACATAGGTCGTGTCGATCACGTCGTGGGCGGCACCCCGCATCGGCGTGAGAAGGGCACGTTCCTTGCGGATCCCATCCGAGGCCCGTCCGGTGGGAGCGAGGGGATGGCGGCGGCGCGTCTCCGAGTAGCGGCGGACGAGAACGTCGTCGCGGGCGTCGAAGAAAACGATGCGGTGCCGGACCTTGCGCTCCCGAAGCAGACGGAAGCAACGCTCGAAGTTTTTCACGAAACCCTTCTCGCGGGCGTCCATGACGAGCACGATCTTCTTCAGGTGGCTGAGGCCCCGGCCGGCCTGGAGGAGATCCAGGAGATGAGGGAGCAGGGCGCCCGGCAGGTTGTCGATCCCGAAATAGCCCAGATCCTCCAGAAGATTGAGCGCGGTCGATTTACCCGCTCCGGAGAGACCGGAAATCAGGAGGATTTCGGGAGAGGCGCGGCTCATGCGACGGTCCCACGGGTCTTTTCATTCTCGCCCCACAGGAGCTGGCGGGTCAGCTTGGCCTGAAACTCTTTGGCCGAATAGAAGCCTTTAAGCTTCAAGAGATGGTTTCTCGCCGCGACCTCGATGACGGTGGTGAGACTCCGTCCGGGTCGGACGGGCAGTTGAATGAAGGGGATCTTCACGCCCAGAATCTCGTGCGTTTGCTGGTCGATCCCGAGGCGCTCGTACTCCTGGCGCGGGTTCCATTCGACGATGGCGATGACGAGCTCGATCAATTTCTGGTCCCGGACGGAGGTGACGCCGAAGAGATCCTTGATGTTGATGATGCCCAGTCCCCGGATTTCCATGTGGTACTTGATGAGTTCCGAGCCAAAGCCGTAAAGCGAGGTGGGCGCTTTCTTGCAGATATTGACGACGTCGTCCGCGACCAGCCGGTGCCCCTTCATGACCAGCTCCAGCCCACACTCGCTCTTGCCGATGCCGCTCTTGCCCAGAAGGAGGACGCCCACGCCGAAGACGTCGAGGAGGACCCCGTGCGTGGTCGTGGTCTCGGTCAGCCTGTCCTCGAGAAAACGGGTCACGCGCTGGATGAAGATGCCGGTGGTGAGGGAGGTCCGGAGGAGGGGGATCCGCCCGCGGGCCGCCTCCCGGACCAAAACGGAGGGCGGACGGTTGCGGTTGGTGACGACGAAACAGGCGATATCCCTCCGGCAGATCTGCCGGAGAACGGCGGCGGCCTTGGCCGGCTTCATGTTCCTCAGAAAGTGCACCTCGGAGTTTCCGAGCACCTGGATACGACCCGGCTGCAGGTTGGCCGTGTAGCCCGTGAGGGCCAATCCCGGCTTTTGAACCTGGGGGATCAGGATTTTCTTGAAAGCGATGCGTTGTTTCGAGAGGGACTCAAGCTCGAGCTGGTAATCCTTGTCGCCGAGCAAAGAGGAAACGGGCAATGAGATCATGAGTCGCCTTAGAACTTGTCATCTTCTCCGATGATCTCCTGATACAGCTGGTCGGCGTCCGCGGCTTCCATGAGCTTGTTGCGGAAATGGACGTCCTTGAGGAGTCGCGAAAGACGGGCCAGGGCCTTGAGATGGAGACTCGCCGCGTTCTCGGGCGCGAGCAGGACGAAGAAAAGGTGCGCCGGCTTTCCGTCTTGGGAGTCGAAGGGGATGCCTTCCACGCTCCGCCCGAAGCCGGTCACGATCTGCGTGAGGGCGGGGATCTTTCCGTGAGGAATGGCGACGCCGTTCCCGATGCCGGTGCTCCCCAGCTTTTCGCGTTCGGACAGGATGCCGATCATCTCATCGCGGGAGAGATTCGAGAAATTCGTGGCGAGGAGCCCGGCGAGTTCCGTGATGACGTCGTCTTTCGTCCGGGCGGACAAGTGGGAAAGAACGCAAGACTTGGAGAGTATCTGCTTTATTTTCATGGCGGCGGTCCGCTGTGCGAGGGAGGGTCTATAGACCCCGGCTGCGCAAAAAGCAATTGTAATGTCACGCCAAGCGGCGCGTTTTCGGGCTCCGGCCGGGTTTCCTGTGGTGGCCCTTGACCTTTTCCTTATACTTCTTGATCTGGCGCTCGATCTTCGCGAGGGCCCGGTCGACGGAGAGATACATGTCGTGGCTCAAGGCCTTGGCGTTGAAGAGGCCGTGATTCTCGGAAAAGGTAATTTCCGCGACGTGCCGCGTGCCTTCGACGTTCAGGATGACGTGGGCGTTCGTCGGCTTGATGAAATATTTCGCGAGCCGGTCGATTTTATCCTGAATGTGATCCCTGAGAACTTTCGAGGATTCGGCGTGACGGAAAGTGAGGTTGATTTCCAAAAAGACCTCCTTGGATTAGAGTACCTGGCGACGGCGGGACGCGGGGAGAATCCCCATCAATTCGCGGTACTTTGCGACGGTCCTTCGCGCGATCTGGATGTTGTTCTTGTTCAATTGGTCCGTGATGATCTGGTCGGAAAGGGGCTTTTTCGGGTCCTCGCCGGTGACGAGCTTCCGGATCTCCTCCTTGACCGCCTCGGAGGTGAGCCCGTCGCCGTTCCCGGAGGGAACGCGGGCGTTGAAGAAGAACTTCAGCTCAAAGAGCCCGCGC
The genomic region above belongs to bacterium and contains:
- the rapZ gene encoding RNase adapter RapZ, which gives rise to MSRASPEILLISGLSGAGKSTALNLLEDLGYFGIDNLPGALLPHLLDLLQAGRGLSHLKKIVLVMDAREKGFVKNFERCFRLLRERKVRHRIVFFDARDDVLVRRYSETRRRHPLAPTGRASDGIRKERALLTPMRGAAHDVIDTTYVGLKDLRGRILSLVRDRTPSRGRQKPSVTVVSFGYRHGLPLEADLVFDVRSLPNPHFVPRLRPLSGRDAKVARFVLGQRETKGLLKPIRSLLRLVLERSVREGKSYLNIAFGCTGGRHRSVAIAESAGRDLNRWGYAAKVVHRDVNREE
- a CDS encoding PTS sugar transporter subunit IIA, whose translation is MKIKQILSKSCVLSHLSARTKDDVITELAGLLATNFSNLSRDEMIGILSEREKLGSTGIGNGVAIPHGKIPALTQIVTGFGRSVEGIPFDSQDGKPAHLFFVLLAPENAASLHLKALARLSRLLKDVHFRNKLMEAADADQLYQEIIGEDDKF
- the hprK gene encoding HPr(Ser) kinase/phosphatase, with amino-acid sequence MISLPVSSLLGDKDYQLELESLSKQRIAFKKILIPQVQKPGLALTGYTANLQPGRIQVLGNSEVHFLRNMKPAKAAAVLRQICRRDIACFVVTNRNRPPSVLVREAARGRIPLLRTSLTTGIFIQRVTRFLEDRLTETTTTHGVLLDVFGVGVLLLGKSGIGKSECGLELVMKGHRLVADDVVNICKKAPTSLYGFGSELIKYHMEIRGLGIINIKDLFGVTSVRDQKLIELVIAIVEWNPRQEYERLGIDQQTHEILGVKIPFIQLPVRPGRSLTTVIEVAARNHLLKLKGFYSAKEFQAKLTRQLLWGENEKTRGTVA
- the raiA gene encoding ribosome-associated translation inhibitor RaiA, with product MEINLTFRHAESSKVLRDHIQDKIDRLAKYFIKPTNAHVILNVEGTRHVAEITFSENHGLFNAKALSHDMYLSVDRALAKIERQIKKYKEKVKGHHRKPGRSPKTRRLA